One window of Methylococcus sp. EFPC2 genomic DNA carries:
- a CDS encoding murein L,D-transpeptidase family protein: protein MTHRILKLLPLTAAVLIGACAHHDAAYHPRTTGHEGAVVEKPAQNTVILPPPLSEPGQRSVADVLRDFGPYAVEQLQPYFVRAGVAYPPAEVTLVGLKAEKKLELWARDEGREYRFIRDYDILAASGTAGPKLRQGDGQVPEGIYRIVGLNPNSNFHLSMKLDYPNEYDRAHAAAEGRRDPGSDIFIHGRAVSIGCLAMGDAAIDELFVLVAQVGKERVKVVIAPHDPRSRTLEPVPGVMPAWVGELYGMITDQIVSLSHPLAVSNAVGMERFQPARPR, encoded by the coding sequence ATGACTCACCGTATCTTGAAGCTATTGCCGCTCACGGCGGCCGTGCTGATCGGCGCCTGCGCCCATCATGACGCTGCATACCACCCTAGGACAACCGGCCATGAGGGAGCCGTCGTCGAAAAGCCCGCTCAAAACACCGTGATTCTGCCTCCGCCACTGAGCGAGCCCGGCCAACGTAGCGTAGCCGACGTGCTGCGGGATTTCGGCCCCTATGCGGTCGAACAACTCCAGCCCTATTTCGTACGCGCCGGGGTGGCCTATCCGCCTGCCGAGGTGACCCTGGTGGGCTTGAAGGCCGAGAAGAAGTTGGAGCTGTGGGCGCGCGACGAGGGGCGCGAATACCGCTTTATCCGCGATTACGACATCCTGGCGGCCAGCGGCACGGCCGGACCGAAACTGCGGCAGGGAGATGGCCAGGTGCCGGAAGGCATCTACCGGATCGTCGGCCTGAATCCCAACAGCAATTTCCATCTGTCCATGAAGCTCGATTATCCCAACGAATACGATCGCGCGCATGCGGCGGCGGAAGGCCGCCGGGACCCGGGCTCGGACATCTTTATCCACGGCAGGGCCGTGTCCATCGGCTGTCTGGCCATGGGCGACGCGGCCATAGACGAATTGTTCGTGCTGGTCGCTCAGGTCGGCAAGGAGCGTGTGAAAGTCGTGATTGCCCCTCACGATCCCCGTTCGCGCACGCTCGAACCGGTGCCGGGCGTCATGCCGGCCTGGGTCGGCGAGCTATACGGGATGATCACCGATCAAATCGTCAGCTTGTCCCACCCGTTGGCGGTCTCGAATGCCGTCGGGATGGAGCGTTTCCAGCCCGCACGTCCACGGTAG
- a CDS encoding DUF2244 domain-containing protein: MMALVMGSIAIVFAQIGAWLVLPFSGAEWLLFVYCLRSSVKSSSVCEVITITDSLVRVEKGRNKPEQSWRFQRAWVALDLIRSARRGHPSSLQLRLHGKCVEIGGFLVEDERKTLARELRNWLDTR; the protein is encoded by the coding sequence ATGATGGCCCTCGTGATGGGCTCCATAGCAATCGTGTTTGCTCAAATCGGCGCGTGGCTGGTGCTGCCTTTTTCCGGGGCCGAATGGTTGCTGTTCGTTTATTGTCTGCGATCGAGTGTGAAGAGCAGCTCGGTTTGCGAGGTGATCACCATCACCGACAGTCTGGTCCGGGTCGAAAAAGGCAGAAACAAGCCTGAACAATCTTGGCGCTTCCAGCGCGCGTGGGTGGCCTTGGATTTGATTCGGTCCGCCCGGCGCGGCCACCCTAGCAGCCTGCAGCTCAGGCTCCACGGTAAGTGCGTGGAAATCGGCGGATTTCTGGTCGAGGATGAGCGCAAAACCTTGGCGCGGGAGTTGAGGAATTGGCTGGATACCCGATGA
- a CDS encoding cytochrome c oxidase subunit 3 produces MATKDAYYVPHTAKWPIVGSIGLTTLLAGFANHLNGSSIGSTLMIIGAIVLVVMLFGWFGTVVAESESGTYNHQVDISFRMGMIWFIFSEVMFFSAFFGALYYARVLSVPWLGSEGTGGFAETKLIWDSFTAVWPTNGPGAVGGIDGHFEPMGAWGVPAINTLILLTSGGTVTWAHWGLLANNRQQLIKGLIATVALGFSFVLFQGYEYHEAYTEMGLTLGTGIYGSTFFMLTGFHGLHVTIGAIMLTVTLFRSLKGHFNAEHHFAFEAAAWYWHFVDVVWLGLFIFVYWL; encoded by the coding sequence ATGGCAACCAAAGACGCATATTACGTACCGCACACCGCAAAATGGCCGATCGTCGGATCGATCGGGCTGACCACCTTACTCGCGGGTTTCGCCAATCATCTGAATGGCTCCAGCATCGGATCGACCCTGATGATCATCGGCGCCATCGTGCTGGTCGTCATGTTGTTCGGCTGGTTCGGTACGGTGGTGGCCGAGAGCGAAAGCGGAACCTACAACCACCAGGTGGACATCTCTTTCCGCATGGGCATGATCTGGTTCATCTTTTCCGAAGTCATGTTCTTCAGCGCATTCTTCGGCGCGCTTTATTACGCGCGGGTACTTTCGGTGCCGTGGTTGGGCAGTGAAGGAACGGGTGGATTCGCCGAAACCAAGCTGATTTGGGATTCGTTCACTGCGGTTTGGCCGACCAACGGTCCGGGCGCGGTGGGCGGTATCGACGGCCATTTCGAGCCCATGGGGGCCTGGGGCGTTCCGGCCATCAATACCCTGATCCTGCTCACTTCGGGCGGCACCGTGACCTGGGCGCACTGGGGGTTGCTGGCCAACAACCGTCAGCAATTGATCAAGGGTCTGATCGCCACCGTCGCCCTGGGTTTTTCTTTCGTACTGTTCCAGGGTTACGAATATCACGAGGCTTATACGGAAATGGGCTTGACCCTGGGCACCGGCATCTACGGCTCGACGTTCTTCATGTTGACCGGTTTCCACGGCCTGCATGTCACCATCGGCGCCATCATGTTGACTGTGACCTTGTTCCGCAGCCTGAAAGGACATTTCAACGCCGAGCACCATTTCGCGTTCGAAGCCGCGGCCTGGTATTGGCACTTCGTCGACGTGGTCTGGTTGGGCTTGTTTATCTTCGTTTACTGGCTGTAA
- a CDS encoding sugar ABC transporter substrate-binding protein encodes MLTPALSKLASALCILLTATLQVACRSNEPGLTEVEFWAMGQEGERVKALLSEFERRHPEIRVKVQQIPWSAAHEKLLTAYAGEAMPDVFQLGNTWIPEFAALHALEALDARLARTRDLNREDFFAGIYAANRIDEITRSVPWYVDTRVLFYRKDILAEAGYPEPPADWRTWIVAMERICKLGGGTRYAMLLPMNEWQIPAILGLQAGASLLREGGRYGDFRNADFRRAFSFYLDIFRRGLAPAVAEAQIANLYQEFAAGYVAFYITGPWNLGEFRRRLPATLQDRWATAPLPAPEGTFPGLSLAGGASLGLSSKSRHKDAAWKLIEYLAAPPQQVAFYRLTGNLPARRSAWDHPILAEDAKVRAFRAQIERTATLPQIPEWEHVANKLAEYAEKAVRGEMSEDQALQALDRDVDRILEKRRWLMEKGSGR; translated from the coding sequence ATGTTAACACCTGCCCTCAGCAAACTCGCAAGTGCTCTCTGCATCCTGCTCACCGCCACGTTGCAGGTGGCCTGCCGATCGAACGAGCCCGGCCTTACCGAGGTGGAATTCTGGGCCATGGGCCAAGAAGGCGAACGGGTGAAGGCCTTGCTGTCCGAATTCGAGCGACGTCATCCGGAAATCCGCGTGAAGGTGCAGCAAATCCCCTGGAGCGCCGCGCATGAAAAGCTGCTGACCGCTTACGCAGGCGAAGCCATGCCCGATGTATTCCAGCTTGGCAACACCTGGATACCGGAATTCGCCGCCCTGCATGCCTTGGAAGCCCTGGACGCGCGGCTCGCCCGGACTCGCGACCTGAACCGCGAGGACTTTTTCGCCGGCATCTATGCCGCCAACCGGATCGACGAGATCACGCGTTCTGTCCCCTGGTATGTCGACACGCGCGTGTTGTTTTACCGCAAGGACATCTTGGCGGAGGCCGGATACCCCGAGCCGCCAGCGGATTGGCGAACCTGGATCGTAGCCATGGAGCGCATATGCAAACTGGGCGGCGGCACGCGTTATGCCATGCTGCTGCCCATGAACGAATGGCAGATTCCCGCCATTCTGGGCCTGCAGGCCGGTGCGTCCCTCCTGCGGGAAGGGGGACGATACGGCGATTTCCGCAATGCGGACTTCCGCCGCGCCTTCTCGTTTTACCTGGATATATTCCGTCGCGGACTGGCGCCGGCGGTAGCGGAAGCGCAGATCGCCAATCTGTATCAGGAGTTCGCCGCCGGCTACGTCGCCTTTTACATCACCGGCCCCTGGAACCTCGGCGAATTCCGCCGCCGCCTCCCCGCTACGCTCCAGGATCGTTGGGCAACCGCGCCGCTCCCGGCTCCGGAGGGGACGTTCCCCGGATTGTCGCTGGCCGGCGGGGCCAGCTTGGGGCTATCCAGCAAGTCCAGGCACAAGGACGCCGCCTGGAAGCTCATCGAGTACCTCGCAGCACCTCCTCAGCAGGTCGCTTTCTACCGCCTAACGGGTAATCTGCCGGCCCGTCGTTCCGCCTGGGACCATCCCATCCTGGCCGAAGACGCGAAGGTCCGGGCATTTCGAGCGCAAATCGAACGCACCGCTACCCTGCCGCAAATTCCGGAATGGGAACACGTCGCCAACAAACTCGCGGAATACGCCGAAAAGGCGGTCAGAGGGGAAATGAGCGAAGACCAGGCCCTGCAGGCCCTGGACCGCGACGTCGACCGCATCCTCGAAAAACGCCGCTGGCTGATGGAAAAAGGCTCGGGGCGCTAA
- the coxB gene encoding cytochrome c oxidase subunit II — protein sequence MKKTKQLLAGLALMIWGEAQADYAVNMPVGVTETSRDIHDLHMLILWICVAIGVIVYGLMVYSIVHHRKSKGAVPAKFHENTRLEIVWTLIPFLILFAMAVPATQVMIKAYDTGAADMTIKVTGYQWKWRYTYLDEGIDFFSTLDTKSNEARQLGSRIDPTTVDNYLLNVDDPLVIPVGKKIRILLTAADVLHAWWVPEFGWKKDAIPGFITDGWIKVEKPGTYRGQCAELCGRDHGFMPIVVIAKTDEEYKQWVAEHKSKQESEQAESGKTFTLDELVAKGEQVYSTNCAACHLPNGEGIPGTFPAIKGSPVALGPIAEHVSVVVKGKKSMPAFEDQLSAADLAAVITYQRNAFGNKKGDLVQPSEIQAQK from the coding sequence GTGAAAAAAACAAAGCAACTGCTCGCTGGCTTGGCGCTGATGATATGGGGTGAAGCGCAGGCCGATTATGCGGTCAACATGCCGGTTGGCGTGACCGAAACCAGTCGCGACATTCATGACCTGCACATGTTGATCCTGTGGATCTGCGTGGCGATCGGCGTAATCGTCTACGGCCTGATGGTTTATTCCATCGTTCACCATCGCAAATCCAAGGGAGCCGTGCCCGCCAAGTTTCACGAGAACACCCGGCTGGAAATCGTCTGGACCCTCATTCCTTTCCTGATCCTGTTTGCCATGGCCGTGCCGGCGACTCAGGTCATGATCAAGGCGTACGACACCGGTGCCGCCGATATGACGATCAAGGTCACCGGTTATCAATGGAAGTGGCGCTATACCTACCTGGATGAAGGCATCGACTTCTTCAGCACCCTGGACACCAAGAGCAACGAAGCGCGCCAACTGGGATCCAGGATCGATCCGACCACCGTCGATAACTACCTCCTCAATGTCGACGATCCTCTGGTGATTCCCGTCGGCAAGAAAATCCGCATTCTGCTGACCGCCGCAGACGTGTTGCACGCCTGGTGGGTGCCCGAGTTCGGCTGGAAGAAGGACGCCATTCCCGGCTTCATCACCGATGGCTGGATCAAGGTGGAGAAACCCGGCACCTACCGCGGACAGTGCGCCGAATTGTGCGGTCGCGACCACGGCTTCATGCCCATCGTGGTCATCGCCAAGACGGACGAGGAATACAAGCAGTGGGTGGCCGAGCATAAGTCGAAGCAGGAGTCCGAGCAGGCCGAATCCGGCAAGACCTTCACGCTCGACGAACTCGTGGCCAAGGGCGAGCAGGTCTACTCCACCAACTGTGCCGCTTGCCACCTGCCCAACGGTGAAGGCATCCCCGGAACCTTCCCCGCGATCAAGGGCAGTCCGGTGGCGCTCGGGCCCATCGCGGAGCATGTCAGCGTGGTCGTGAAAGGCAAGAAGTCCATGCCTGCCTTCGAAGATCAGCTGAGTGCCGCCGATCTGGCCGCCGTGATCACCTATCAGCGCAACGCCTTCGGCAACAAAAAGGGCGATCTTGTGCAGCCGTCTGAAATTCAGGCCCAGAAATAA
- a CDS encoding cytochrome c oxidase assembly protein: MNQFDKQKANARLVRRMVLIAVAMFGFGFALVPFYDVFCDLTGLNGKVKSEASADGGYQVDANREVNLEFVTSVNGDTPLKFRAEQAKIKIHPGQFYTVKFYAENTSDRGLIGQAIPSVAPGTASPLLKKAQCFCFTAQKFEPHQEREMPVRFVVDPSLPADVKDMTLSYTFFDITDKKQDQIQVK; the protein is encoded by the coding sequence GTGAATCAATTCGACAAGCAGAAGGCGAATGCTCGCCTGGTCCGGCGCATGGTATTGATCGCCGTGGCGATGTTCGGGTTCGGCTTCGCCTTGGTCCCCTTTTACGATGTGTTTTGCGATCTCACCGGATTGAACGGTAAGGTCAAGAGCGAGGCAAGCGCGGACGGCGGCTATCAGGTCGATGCGAACCGGGAGGTAAACCTCGAGTTCGTGACTTCGGTCAACGGCGACACTCCCCTGAAATTCCGAGCCGAGCAGGCGAAGATCAAGATCCATCCGGGGCAGTTTTATACCGTCAAGTTTTATGCCGAAAACACCTCCGACCGTGGTCTGATTGGTCAGGCGATACCCAGCGTGGCTCCGGGGACCGCTTCGCCTTTGCTCAAGAAGGCCCAGTGTTTTTGTTTCACGGCGCAGAAATTCGAGCCGCACCAGGAGAGGGAAATGCCGGTCCGATTCGTCGTGGATCCGTCACTGCCGGCCGATGTTAAGGACATGACCCTCTCGTATACCTTTTTCGATATCACCGACAAGAAGCAAGATCAAATCCAAGTTAAGTAG
- the ctaD gene encoding cytochrome c oxidase subunit I: MTAATHDAHHEHHDHGPAKGFMRWVTTTNHKDIGTLYLVTALIMFFVGGAMALIIRLELFEPGMQWVDPLFFNQMTTLHALIMVFGAVMPAFVGLANWMIPMMIGAPDMALPRMNNWSFWILPFAFALLASTLFMEGGAPAAGWTLYPPLVLQGGNHLPFAIFSVHLLGMSSIMGAINIIVTVFNMRAPGMTLMKLPMFVWTWVITAFLLIAVMPVFAGAVTMLLTDKYFGTSFFNAAGGGDPVLYQHLFWFFGHPEVYIMILPSFGVISQIIPTFARKPLFGYSSMVYATASIGLLSFIVWAHHQYTVGMPLAGELYFTYATMLIAVPTGVKVFNWISTMWKGAMTFETPMLFAIAFVVLFTMGGFTGLMMSISPADLQYHDTYFIVAHFHYVLVPGAVFALFAGTYYWLPKWTGHKYDERLGQLHFWLSTISVNVLFFPQHFVGLAGMPRRIPDYAVQFAEFNAMSSAGAFVFGFSQLIFVYVVIKAIKGGEKASSEVWEGAENHGLEWHLPSPPPYHTWTEAPAPELILDKH; encoded by the coding sequence ATGACCGCTGCAACTCATGACGCTCACCACGAGCATCACGACCATGGTCCCGCCAAGGGGTTCATGCGGTGGGTGACGACCACCAACCACAAAGACATCGGCACGCTCTACCTGGTGACCGCGCTGATCATGTTCTTCGTCGGCGGCGCGATGGCGCTGATCATCCGGCTGGAACTGTTCGAACCCGGCATGCAATGGGTCGATCCCCTGTTCTTCAATCAGATGACTACGCTGCATGCGCTGATCATGGTGTTCGGCGCGGTCATGCCGGCATTCGTGGGCTTGGCCAACTGGATGATCCCGATGATGATCGGCGCTCCGGACATGGCATTACCGCGCATGAACAACTGGAGCTTCTGGATCCTGCCCTTCGCCTTCGCGTTGCTGGCCAGCACCCTGTTCATGGAAGGCGGCGCTCCGGCGGCCGGCTGGACCCTGTACCCGCCGTTGGTGTTGCAGGGCGGCAATCACCTGCCGTTCGCGATCTTCTCAGTGCATTTGCTGGGCATGTCCTCGATCATGGGGGCGATCAACATCATCGTGACCGTGTTCAACATGCGCGCACCGGGCATGACGCTGATGAAACTGCCCATGTTCGTGTGGACCTGGGTCATCACCGCCTTCCTGCTGATCGCGGTCATGCCGGTATTCGCCGGCGCGGTCACCATGTTGCTCACCGACAAATATTTCGGTACCAGCTTCTTCAATGCGGCCGGCGGCGGCGACCCGGTTCTGTATCAGCACTTGTTCTGGTTCTTCGGGCATCCCGAGGTTTACATCATGATCCTGCCGTCCTTCGGCGTGATCTCCCAGATCATCCCCACCTTCGCCCGCAAGCCCTTGTTCGGCTACAGCTCCATGGTGTATGCGACGGCTTCCATCGGCCTGCTGTCCTTCATCGTATGGGCCCACCATCAGTACACCGTAGGCATGCCTTTGGCCGGTGAGTTGTATTTCACCTACGCCACCATGCTCATCGCGGTTCCGACCGGCGTGAAGGTGTTCAACTGGATCTCCACCATGTGGAAAGGGGCGATGACCTTCGAAACGCCCATGCTGTTCGCCATCGCTTTCGTGGTGCTGTTCACCATGGGTGGTTTCACCGGCCTGATGATGTCGATCTCGCCGGCCGACCTTCAGTACCACGACACCTATTTCATCGTCGCCCACTTCCACTACGTGCTGGTCCCGGGTGCCGTGTTCGCCCTGTTCGCCGGCACTTACTACTGGCTGCCGAAGTGGACCGGCCATAAATACGACGAGCGCCTGGGTCAGCTGCATTTCTGGCTGTCCACGATATCGGTGAACGTGTTGTTCTTCCCGCAGCACTTCGTGGGCTTGGCCGGCATGCCCCGCCGTATTCCGGACTACGCCGTTCAATTCGCCGAGTTCAATGCGATGTCCAGCGCGGGAGCCTTCGTCTTCGGATTCTCCCAGCTGATCTTCGTGTACGTGGTCATCAAGGCAATCAAGGGTGGCGAAAAAGCCAGCAGCGAAGTCTGGGAAGGCGCGGAAAACCACGGCCTGGAATGGCATCTGCCTTCCCCTCCGCCCTACCATACCTGGACCGAAGCGCCGGCTCCGGAACTCATCCTGGACAAGCATTAA
- a CDS encoding cytochrome P450: MPSLPAPVPPGLPLLGNLLEFRAGAYQAMQNWHKRHGDLVHFRLGPRSFYLASHPDLVEEILIARPEQFVKMYTPAQPRGLALVLGQGLVTSTGALWKRQRRLIQPLFVRSRVTEYADEIVAAGRVLLQRWQALAPAASLDIGAEMMSTTLEVITRTMFNASVQDHLERLAPAFSTVLQYAADDVRLPLRIPQWLPTPRNRAFRYAMGVLDGLVYELIEERRRAGTPRDDLLDRLMRARDEETGEPMSDEQIRDEVLTIFAAGHETTAVTLTWVCYLLAAHPQVAARLEAEVDEVLGNREPTLDDIPRLIWTRAVVDEAMRLYPPAAVLIRKNTGETSLGGYRIRKDGLVIVNVANIHRHPGFWEMPDAFSPERFLADAAKPAHRLAYMPFGAGHRVCIGNAFALTESVLLLAMMARHHRFDLAPGQSVDPEIEVTLRPRGGLRLTVSKR; this comes from the coding sequence ATGCCCTCGTTACCCGCCCCCGTTCCGCCCGGCTTGCCGCTGCTCGGCAACCTGCTCGAATTTCGCGCCGGCGCCTATCAGGCCATGCAAAATTGGCACAAGCGGCACGGTGACTTGGTCCATTTCCGCTTGGGGCCGCGCAGTTTCTATCTGGCGAGCCACCCCGACCTGGTCGAAGAAATCCTGATCGCGCGGCCGGAACAATTCGTCAAAATGTATACGCCGGCACAACCCAGAGGGCTGGCACTGGTGCTGGGTCAGGGACTAGTCACCAGTACCGGCGCGCTTTGGAAACGCCAGCGCCGGCTGATCCAGCCCTTGTTCGTACGTAGCCGCGTGACGGAATATGCCGATGAAATCGTCGCCGCCGGGCGCGTCCTGTTGCAACGATGGCAGGCCCTGGCGCCTGCGGCATCGCTGGACATCGGGGCGGAGATGATGAGCACCACGCTGGAAGTCATCACCCGGACGATGTTCAACGCCAGCGTGCAGGACCACCTAGAACGGCTCGCCCCGGCTTTTTCCACCGTTTTGCAATACGCGGCCGACGACGTGCGTCTGCCCCTGCGCATACCGCAATGGCTACCCACTCCGCGGAACCGGGCTTTCCGGTATGCGATGGGGGTTCTCGACGGACTGGTTTATGAGCTGATCGAGGAACGGCGACGGGCAGGAACTCCGCGGGACGACCTGTTGGACCGATTGATGCGGGCGCGCGACGAGGAAACCGGCGAGCCGATGAGTGACGAACAGATCCGCGACGAAGTGCTGACCATATTCGCCGCCGGCCACGAAACCACCGCCGTGACCCTGACCTGGGTCTGCTACCTGCTCGCGGCTCACCCGCAGGTGGCGGCGCGTCTCGAGGCGGAAGTGGACGAAGTGCTGGGAAACCGTGAACCCACGTTGGACGACATTCCCCGGTTGATCTGGACCCGCGCCGTCGTCGACGAAGCCATGAGGCTTTACCCACCGGCGGCGGTCCTGATCCGCAAGAATACCGGCGAAACCTCGCTGGGAGGCTACCGCATCCGGAAGGACGGGCTGGTCATCGTCAATGTCGCCAACATTCATCGCCATCCCGGCTTTTGGGAGATGCCCGACGCCTTCAGCCCGGAGCGCTTCCTGGCAGACGCCGCCAAACCCGCACACCGCTTGGCCTATATGCCGTTCGGCGCCGGCCACAGGGTCTGCATCGGGAACGCGTTCGCCCTCACCGAAAGCGTGCTGCTCTTGGCCATGATGGCCCGGCATCACCGTTTCGATCTTGCGCCCGGCCAGTCGGTCGACCCGGAAATCGAGGTGACGCTACGCCCTCGAGGCGGCTTGCGCTTGACCGTTTCCAAACGGTGA